One Candidatus Devosia phytovorans genomic window carries:
- a CDS encoding FAD-binding protein produces the protein MSRSKDRVDLVADVLVIGGGPAGCWAALSALEAGAKVVLAEKGYVGTSGATAAGNSSIIYTAPASQGRAKAIAARESRGLGLVDGSAVDRVLDEVYFQLDRLAVWGYGFPTIEDGSSYRGSMRGVDYLRFLRQKLIKGGATILDQSPATELLSSDGIVSGARGVRRIDGAPWQVRAGAVVIASGGCAFLSGAIGTRNLTGDGYLMAAEVGARMSGMDFSGQYGICPVGASVTKGIIYYWATFSDETGNVIAAKGDRQDIVASGLRNGRVYAILDKANERVQSGMRGQANIFMPFDRQGIDPFTQRFEVSLLYEGTVRGTGGLLIGNDTTTDIPGLYAAGDAASRESMAGATSGGGGPNSSWALATGVWAGAAATRFAQSLGPAHATRLVASVATKGNGRGSDIAAVQAGIQREILPLDRSFFRTGAQLDASAQALETSWADALAHQDGTDYPKARETLAMAATARWMVASSRQRSESRGIHRRTDLKQTDPAQTHRIASGGLDRVWAQPQAGTEQKAAQ, from the coding sequence ATGTCCAGATCAAAGGATAGAGTTGATCTCGTTGCGGACGTGCTGGTCATCGGCGGCGGCCCGGCCGGCTGCTGGGCCGCACTCTCTGCCCTCGAGGCCGGTGCCAAAGTCGTGCTGGCGGAAAAGGGCTATGTCGGCACATCCGGCGCGACGGCGGCGGGCAATTCGTCGATCATCTATACAGCTCCCGCCAGCCAGGGCCGCGCAAAAGCCATCGCGGCACGAGAAAGCCGTGGCCTTGGCCTGGTCGATGGCTCGGCGGTCGATCGCGTGCTTGATGAAGTCTATTTCCAGCTCGATCGCCTGGCCGTGTGGGGCTACGGCTTTCCAACCATTGAGGACGGTTCGTCCTATCGCGGTTCGATGCGCGGCGTGGATTATCTGCGCTTCCTGCGCCAAAAGCTGATCAAGGGCGGCGCCACCATTCTCGATCAGAGCCCGGCAACCGAATTGCTCAGCAGCGACGGCATTGTCTCGGGTGCCCGCGGCGTCCGTCGTATCGATGGCGCGCCCTGGCAGGTGCGGGCGGGCGCCGTGGTCATCGCCTCGGGTGGCTGCGCCTTCCTCAGCGGCGCCATCGGCACGCGGAATCTTACCGGCGATGGCTATCTGATGGCTGCCGAGGTCGGCGCCCGCATGTCGGGCATGGATTTTTCCGGCCAGTATGGCATCTGCCCCGTCGGCGCCTCGGTCACCAAGGGCATTATCTATTACTGGGCGACCTTCAGCGACGAGACTGGCAATGTGATCGCGGCCAAAGGCGACCGGCAGGATATTGTCGCCAGCGGCCTTAGAAACGGCCGTGTCTATGCCATTCTCGACAAGGCCAATGAACGCGTGCAATCCGGCATGCGGGGCCAGGCCAATATCTTCATGCCCTTCGACCGGCAGGGCATTGATCCCTTCACCCAGCGCTTCGAGGTGAGCCTGCTCTATGAGGGCACGGTGCGCGGCACGGGCGGCCTTCTGATCGGAAACGATACGACAACCGACATTCCCGGCCTCTATGCAGCGGGCGATGCCGCCTCGCGCGAGTCCATGGCCGGCGCCACCAGCGGCGGGGGCGGTCCCAATTCGTCCTGGGCCCTCGCGACCGGCGTCTGGGCCGGCGCGGCGGCAACCCGATTTGCGCAGTCGCTGGGGCCAGCCCATGCTACGCGCCTTGTCGCGAGCGTCGCGACGAAAGGCAATGGACGCGGAAGCGACATCGCGGCGGTGCAGGCCGGCATTCAGCGGGAAATCCTGCCGCTGGACCGGAGCTTCTTCCGGACCGGGGCGCAGCTCGACGCTTCCGCCCAGGCGCTCGAAACCAGCTGGGCCGATGCCCTCGCCCATCAGGACGGCACGGATTACCCAAAAGCCCGCGAAACGCTTGCAATGGCGGCCACGGCCCGCTGGATGGTCGCCTCGTCCCGCCAGCGCAGCGAAAGCCGCGGCATTCATCGCCGCACCGATCTGAAGCAGACCGACCCAGCTCAGACCCATCGCATCGCTTCGGGCGGCCTCGACCGGGTCTGGGCGCAACCGCAAGCGGGCACCGAACAGAAGGCTGCGCAATGA
- a CDS encoding ferredoxin family protein, translated as MIEIVSESRCIQCNLCVKACPDNVFDEVADGAPVIARKGDCQTCFLCELYCPTDALFVSPLRDQDDPRDEAALIASGEMGSFARAMGWKNAKPRGTHTDLTYRMFEERD; from the coding sequence ATGATCGAGATCGTCAGCGAAAGCCGCTGCATTCAGTGCAATCTCTGCGTCAAGGCCTGCCCGGACAATGTCTTCGACGAGGTCGCAGATGGCGCGCCGGTCATTGCCCGCAAGGGCGATTGCCAGACCTGTTTCCTCTGCGAACTCTATTGCCCGACCGATGCCCTCTTCGTGTCGCCACTGCGCGACCAGGATGATCCACGCGACGAAGCGGCGCTCATCGCCAGCGGCGAAATGGGCAGCTTTGCCCGCGCCATGGGCTGGAAGAATGCCAAGCCCCGCGGCACCCATACCGACCTGACCTACCGCATGTTCGAGGAGCGAGACTGA
- a CDS encoding ABC transporter ATP-binding protein, producing MAALATASHPQTDAALEARNVSRIFQTNAGPLPALRDVSISIAPGEFVSLVGPSGCGKSTLLRLIAGLDFPDAGSVHVDGELVTGPSLSRGMLFQDHRLLPWLTVGQNVGLGLHKSSLSPAQKRERVASLINLVGLEGFDTAFPYQLSGGMSQRAAIARSLAPRPKALLLDEPLGALDSLTRARMQAELLRIWKHEGITMLMVTHDVEEAVFLSDRIIVMHPRPGRIADIVTLDLPKPRSRGDAEFARIKAGILATLNADENCSG from the coding sequence ATGGCAGCGCTGGCGACCGCATCACATCCGCAGACCGATGCCGCGCTTGAAGCGCGCAATGTGTCACGCATATTCCAGACCAATGCCGGCCCCTTGCCGGCCCTGCGCGACGTTTCGATCAGCATTGCCCCGGGCGAATTTGTCAGTCTCGTCGGCCCCTCCGGCTGCGGCAAGTCCACGCTACTGCGGCTCATTGCCGGCCTCGATTTTCCCGATGCCGGCAGCGTCCATGTCGATGGCGAATTGGTCACCGGTCCATCGCTGTCGCGCGGAATGCTTTTTCAGGACCACCGCCTACTGCCCTGGCTGACGGTCGGCCAGAATGTGGGCCTGGGCCTGCACAAGTCTAGCCTGAGCCCGGCGCAGAAACGCGAGCGAGTCGCGAGCCTGATCAACCTGGTGGGCCTGGAGGGTTTCGATACCGCCTTTCCCTATCAGCTCTCAGGCGGCATGTCGCAACGGGCGGCCATAGCCCGCAGCCTCGCGCCACGGCCAAAAGCCCTGCTGCTCGACGAGCCGCTCGGCGCGCTGGACAGCCTGACCCGCGCAAGGATGCAGGCCGAATTGCTGCGCATCTGGAAGCATGAGGGCATTACCATGCTGATGGTGACCCATGACGTGGAGGAAGCGGTGTTCCTGTCGGACCGGATCATCGTCATGCATCCGCGACCCGGCCGTATTGCCGATATCGTCACCCTCGACCTACCCAAGCCGCGCAGCCGCGGCGATGCCGAATTCGCCCGCATCAAGGCAGGCATCCTTGCCACCCTGAACGCGGACGAAAATTGTTCGGGTTGA
- a CDS encoding aldo/keto reductase, giving the protein MQDYLSVTTTMSPERRTRMTVPNITLNNGVSMPTIGFGVFQTPPEETTLAVAEALKVGYRHIDTAAAYGNERGVGEAIRQAGIARGDLFIETKIWISDYGYDETLHSFDKSAGKLGLDQIDLLILHQALPTAFDRTIAAYRVLERLLEERKVRAIGISNFMPDHLQNLLSVVNVVPAVNQVEVHPYFQQKDVQAENAKNGILTQAWAPIGGITFYRPGFSKSTLEDPVILDIGKAHGKSAAQVILRWGVQEGRSVIPKSVKASRIAENFDIFDFELAPEQMIAIAALDTNERGGPKPEDVTLEKYGREIPEA; this is encoded by the coding sequence GTGCAGGACTATCTTTCCGTCACGACGACAATGTCACCCGAACGGAGAACGAGAATGACGGTCCCGAACATCACATTGAACAACGGCGTTTCGATGCCGACCATCGGCTTCGGTGTTTTCCAGACCCCGCCCGAGGAAACTACCTTGGCCGTTGCTGAGGCTCTGAAGGTTGGCTACCGGCATATCGATACAGCTGCCGCTTACGGAAACGAGCGCGGGGTTGGCGAGGCAATCCGGCAGGCCGGGATCGCACGGGGCGACCTCTTTATCGAGACCAAGATTTGGATCAGTGATTACGGCTACGACGAAACCCTGCACTCCTTCGACAAGAGCGCTGGCAAACTTGGCCTCGATCAGATCGACCTGCTGATCCTGCACCAGGCTCTGCCTACGGCCTTCGACCGCACCATCGCTGCCTATCGTGTCTTGGAGCGGCTGCTTGAGGAGCGGAAGGTGCGCGCGATCGGCATCAGCAACTTCATGCCCGACCACCTGCAGAACCTGCTCTCTGTGGTGAACGTCGTCCCTGCGGTCAACCAGGTCGAGGTCCATCCCTATTTCCAACAGAAGGACGTCCAGGCTGAAAATGCCAAGAACGGCATCCTCACCCAGGCTTGGGCGCCGATCGGCGGCATCACCTTCTACCGTCCTGGCTTCTCGAAGAGCACGCTCGAAGATCCGGTGATCCTCGATATCGGCAAGGCGCACGGGAAGTCTGCGGCACAGGTCATACTCCGCTGGGGTGTGCAGGAAGGCCGCTCGGTCATTCCCAAGTCGGTCAAGGCATCCCGAATTGCAGAGAATTTCGACATCTTCGATTTCGAGCTTGCGCCCGAGCAGATGATCGCCATCGCCGCTCTCGACACCAATGAGCGCGGCGGGCCCAAGCCCGAGGACGTCACGCTGGAGAAGTACGGTCGCGAGATCCCGGAAGCTTGA
- a CDS encoding aldo/keto reductase yields MKKRILGRSGLEVSAIGLGCMGMSAAFGPAMDRGEAINLIRAAVDRGETFFDTAEVYGPYQSEELVGEALKPVREQVVIATKFGFDIEGSQGFARRPLSKPEHIRKVVEGSLKRLQTDYIDLYYQHRVDPDTPMEDVAGAIKDVVQQGKVHHFGMSEAGAQSIRRAHAVHPVTALQSEYSLWYREPEREILPVLEELGIGFVPFAPLGKGYLTGTVSPEKDFGTDDFRSKQPRFSAENRQANQVFVDVLKKTAQAKGATPGQVALAWLLAQKPWIVPIPGTTKLHRVEENLAAADLVLDHDDLARIASALQGVEMAGDRYPPENKAMAGR; encoded by the coding sequence ATGAAGAAGCGAATATTGGGCCGTAGCGGCCTCGAAGTGTCAGCCATAGGCCTGGGATGCATGGGGATGAGCGCCGCGTTCGGCCCGGCGATGGATCGAGGAGAGGCAATCAATCTAATCCGCGCAGCGGTTGATCGGGGCGAGACTTTTTTCGACACCGCGGAGGTCTATGGTCCTTACCAGAGCGAGGAACTGGTCGGCGAAGCACTGAAGCCAGTTCGCGAGCAGGTGGTCATCGCGACGAAGTTCGGTTTCGACATCGAGGGCAGTCAAGGGTTCGCCCGTAGGCCGCTGAGCAAGCCGGAGCACATTCGCAAGGTGGTCGAAGGCTCCCTCAAGCGGCTGCAGACCGACTACATTGACCTATACTATCAGCATAGGGTCGATCCCGACACACCGATGGAAGACGTCGCTGGCGCCATCAAAGACGTGGTCCAGCAGGGCAAGGTTCATCATTTCGGCATGTCCGAAGCCGGCGCCCAATCGATCCGTCGCGCCCATGCCGTCCACCCCGTCACGGCGCTGCAAAGCGAATACTCGCTTTGGTACCGAGAGCCGGAACGCGAGATCCTGCCGGTGTTAGAGGAACTGGGGATTGGTTTCGTGCCATTTGCTCCGCTGGGCAAGGGCTACCTCACCGGCACTGTCAGTCCAGAGAAGGACTTCGGCACCGACGATTTCCGGTCCAAGCAACCACGGTTCTCAGCCGAGAACCGGCAGGCCAACCAAGTCTTCGTCGATGTGCTGAAGAAGACGGCGCAAGCCAAGGGCGCGACACCAGGCCAGGTGGCGTTGGCTTGGCTCCTTGCCCAGAAGCCGTGGATCGTGCCGATCCCCGGAACGACGAAGCTGCATAGGGTCGAGGAAAATCTGGCTGCAGCAGATCTCGTCCTCGATCACGATGACCTGGCAAGGATTGCGTCCGCGTTGCAAGGCGTCGAGATGGCGGGAGATCGATACCCGCCCGAGAACAAGGCTATGGCTGGTCGCTGA
- a CDS encoding flavodoxin, with protein sequence MKLSRRNLVMGALAISTGASSGARGQSASETLVAYLTRSGNTRVIAGQISRDLGADLFEIRAFQPYPADYEEMVAQAERERVERYEPPLAELVNDIAAYRTVFLGFPIWGMTAPSVMRSFLSNHDLRGKRIIPFITHGGYGVGNSLDVVRAHAPEAEVLEGFSLE encoded by the coding sequence ATGAAGCTTTCCAGGAGAAACCTCGTCATGGGTGCGCTAGCCATCAGTACGGGAGCATCCTCTGGCGCGCGTGGCCAGAGTGCGAGCGAGACCCTCGTTGCCTACCTAACACGGTCGGGCAATACCCGTGTAATCGCTGGCCAGATCAGCCGTGATCTCGGTGCCGACCTGTTTGAGATCAGGGCTTTTCAGCCATATCCCGCTGATTACGAGGAGATGGTCGCGCAAGCCGAGCGAGAGCGCGTGGAACGTTATGAGCCGCCGCTTGCCGAGTTGGTCAACGACATCGCAGCATATCGCACTGTGTTTTTGGGTTTCCCGATCTGGGGCATGACCGCACCTTCTGTCATGCGGTCCTTCCTCTCGAACCATGACCTGAGGGGCAAACGCATCATTCCCTTCATCACCCATGGTGGCTACGGGGTGGGCAACAGTCTCGACGTCGTAAGAGCTCATGCGCCTGAAGCAGAAGTGTTGGAGGGATTTTCGCTCGAATGA
- a CDS encoding ankyrin repeat domain-containing protein → MKRIGTIFLAILLMVIVVGMLTANGRQVDPEEYFADPQTIALAEAMLSGDTSRMEELVGAGADPNARGTDGMSLAEWEIMREGRSALRTLLRLGADPAAPGWHGGTAMHLAAQYQNDSYLRLLVEVGGDVDAADGRMARSPIFNALMARRPDNVRFLLEHGATLDFADRNGVTPLQLAARINDFDHVLQFLQFGADPLASDRGGATFQSAIFSSDPDLLHPGALAARNGIIAFLEAEGIPLDPKARR, encoded by the coding sequence ATGAAGCGGATTGGGACCATCTTTCTGGCCATCCTGCTCATGGTGATCGTTGTAGGCATGCTGACCGCCAACGGTCGCCAGGTTGATCCAGAAGAGTATTTTGCCGATCCGCAGACCATCGCTCTGGCCGAGGCCATGCTGTCCGGCGACACCAGCCGCATGGAGGAACTGGTCGGCGCCGGCGCCGACCCCAATGCCCGTGGCACGGACGGCATGAGCCTTGCCGAATGGGAAATCATGCGGGAGGGCCGCTCGGCCTTGCGCACCCTGCTGCGCCTGGGCGCCGATCCGGCTGCACCGGGCTGGCATGGCGGTACGGCCATGCATCTGGCCGCGCAATATCAGAATGACAGCTATCTGCGCCTGCTGGTCGAGGTGGGTGGCGATGTCGATGCCGCCGATGGCCGGATGGCGCGCAGCCCGATCTTCAACGCGCTGATGGCGCGGCGGCCGGACAATGTGCGCTTCCTGCTCGAGCATGGCGCGACGCTGGATTTCGCCGATCGCAATGGCGTCACGCCGCTGCAACTGGCGGCACGGATCAACGACTTCGACCATGTGCTGCAATTCCTGCAGTTCGGGGCCGATCCTCTGGCCAGCGACCGGGGCGGCGCGACCTTTCAGTCGGCCATTTTCAGCAGCGATCCCGACCTGCTGCATCCCGGCGCGCTGGCGGCCCGCAATGGGATCATCGCCTTTCTCGAGGCCGAGGGCATTCCCCTCGACCCCAAGGCCAGGCGCTAG
- a CDS encoding RNA polymerase sigma factor: MQSIFAEYLSIQANISFLPQPFRFSDIIAGGNWGVIGRVRLVDGDISEPSDTTEHLIERVKAGDARAFERLISEHYRFIYKTAFRWLGHKSDAEDVTQSVCMRLANAIGHFDGRSKFTSWLYSVTLNAVRDLQRNHKRQGRHVDAVAAVACEEIAPDQENQLRVNDIWRIVRQLPEKQRDAVMLVFGEQLSQAEAAVIMGCKEVTVSWHIHNARKSLKDLL; this comes from the coding sequence ATGCAATCCATTTTCGCTGAATATCTGTCGATTCAGGCGAATATCTCATTTTTGCCACAACCATTTCGCTTCTCGGACATTATTGCTGGGGGCAATTGGGGAGTGATTGGCAGGGTGCGACTTGTTGACGGGGATATTTCAGAACCGTCCGACACGACCGAACATCTGATAGAACGGGTCAAAGCGGGCGACGCAAGAGCTTTCGAAAGACTGATTTCAGAGCATTATCGCTTCATCTACAAAACGGCATTTCGCTGGCTTGGCCACAAGAGCGATGCCGAAGACGTCACGCAATCGGTCTGCATGAGGCTGGCCAATGCGATCGGTCATTTTGACGGGCGCTCGAAATTCACCTCCTGGCTCTATAGCGTGACGCTTAATGCCGTCCGCGACCTGCAACGCAACCACAAGCGGCAGGGCCGGCATGTCGATGCCGTGGCGGCCGTGGCGTGCGAGGAAATCGCGCCCGACCAGGAAAACCAACTGCGCGTCAACGATATTTGGCGTATAGTGCGCCAATTGCCGGAGAAACAGCGCGACGCTGTGATGCTGGTCTTTGGCGAACAACTCTCTCAAGCAGAAGCAGCCGTGATCATGGGATGCAAGGAAGTGACCGTCTCCTGGCACATCCACAATGCACGCAAGTCATTGAAGGACTTGCTATGA